Genomic segment of Triticum urartu cultivar G1812 unplaced genomic scaffold, Tu2.1 TuUngrouped_contig_4453, whole genome shotgun sequence:
TCCTCTTCCTTTGCTAATAACACTTGAATTATTTCCCTAAATTTCTAATTGGAGATTTTGCTACAGACTATATAGGTGTACTTTCAGATTATGTCTCCTATCTTTTAATATGGTTGGTGGCACGTTCATTGCACATTAGGAGTGCTACTAGACCATGTTTTCTACAAACACTCACAAGGAATAACTACTCATGTACATGCAGGGTTATGGCATGATCACTCTAGCATCCACGCTCCTGACTCAGCGACCATCACCAACCCTCGACAGTGACTCTTCTTCTAACCCTATGTCACCGCAGGTGGCCTTCTTCTATGTCTCCCTCTATCTCATTGCCCTCGCGCAGGGTGCCGACAAGCCTTGCGGACTTGCATTTGCCGCCGATCAATTTGACGCCAACCACCCCAGGGAGTGTGCCGCCCGCAGCTCCTTCTTCAATTGGTGGCACTTCTCCATAGCCATTGGTATCGCTGTCGCCATTATTGTCGTCAGCTACATCCAAGAGAATCTTGGTTGGGGAATTTGTTTTGGCATGCTCTGCATCGTCATGATTTGCGCCTTTGTCGTCTTCCTCGTTGGTATTCCCACCTATCGCCTCCATGCATCCATTGTTGGCTCCGGCAGCCCCTTTATCCGTCTCGGGTGTAGTCTGATCACGCTTGCCAGGAACTCAAGTTTCTCCTTCCATGCTAAAAGACACATGCATGAAGATGAAGACGCCACAAGCAACTTGGAGGAGGCTCGCGGCGTCTTACGGCTAACGCCAATCTGGGTTGCATGTCTAGCATATGGTGTGGTGTTCGTGCAGATCACGACACTTTTTAACAAGCAGGGCCACACCCTAGATTGCCATATCTTTGGTAGCCTAGAGCTGCCACCGGCCATGTTGCAAACGTTTTGGCCAGCATCTGTCTTGTTGTTCGTTCCCTTCTATGATCGTGTTCTAGTGCCGGCCCTACGTTGTCTGACAGGCACTCCATCCGGGCTGACACAACTTCAACGAGTAGGCACAGGCATGGCCGTGTCACTTGCTGCCATGTGCGT
This window contains:
- the LOC125527843 gene encoding protein NRT1/ PTR FAMILY 5.10-like; translated protein: MYMQGYGMITLASTLLTQRPSPTLDSDSSSNPMSPQVAFFYVSLYLIALAQGADKPCGLAFAADQFDANHPRECAARSSFFNWWHFSIAIGIAVAIIVVSYIQENLGWGICFGMLCIVMICAFVVFLVGIPTYRLHASIVGSGSPFIRLGCSLITLARNSSFSFHAKRHMHEDEDATSNLEEARGVLRLTPIWVACLAYGVVFVQITTLFNKQGHTLDCHIFGSLELPPAMLQTFWPASVLLFVPFYDRVLVPALRCLTGTPSGLTQLQRVGTGMAVSLAAMCVAALVETQRLEMAREHNLVEDTEATVPMSWSWLMPQYVMVGVADVFVIVGMQEFFYDQMPNELRSLGIALYCSVIGIGGFISGILISLIDRITRKGGGDSWFSDNLNRAHLDYFYWLLAGLSAAELALYICFARAYTYKDKRNF